In one Brassica oleracea var. oleracea cultivar TO1000 chromosome C9, BOL, whole genome shotgun sequence genomic region, the following are encoded:
- the LOC106318610 gene encoding pyruvate kinase, cytosolic isozyme-like, producing the protein MSNIDIEGIMKDLPNDGRTPKTKIVCTLGPASRSVPMIEKLLRAGMNVARFNFSHGSHEYHQETLDNLRAAMQNTGMLAAVMLDTKGPEIRTGFLKDGNPIQLKEGQEITISTDYDIKGDEKTISMSYKKLPVDVQPGHTILCADGSISLAVLSCDPKAGTVRCRCENTAMLGERKNVNLPGVVVDLPTLTEKDVEDILKWGVPNKIDMIALSFVRKGSDLVNVRKVLGSPSKSIMLMSKVENQEGVLNFDDILRETDAFMVARGDLGMEIPIEKIFLAQKMMIYKCNLAGKPVVTATQMLESMIKSPRPTRAEATDVANAVLDGTDCVMLSGESAAGAYPEIAVKTMAKICIEAESSLDYNTIFKEMIRATPLPMSTLESLASSAVRTANKARAKLIIVLTRGGTTAKLVAKYRPAVPILSVVVPVFTSDTFNWSCSDESPARHSLIYRGLIPVLAEGSAKATDSESTEEIIESALKSATEKGLCNHGDAVVALHRIGAASVIKICVVK; encoded by the exons ATGTCGAACATAGACATAGAAGGGATAATGAAGGATCTGCCTAACGATGGGAGGACTCCGAAGACGAAGATTGTTTGCACTTTAGGTCCTGCCTCTCGCTCTGTTCCTATGATTGAGAAGCTTCTCAGAGCGGGAATGAACGTTGCTCGTTTCAACTTCTCTCACGGTAGCCATGAGTACCATCAGGAGACTCTTGACAATCTCCGCGCCGCTATGCAGAATACAGGCATGCTCGCTGCTGTTATGCTCGACACAAAG GGGCCTGAGATTCGTACCGGTTTCTTGAAAGATGGGAACCCTATACAACTCAAGGAAGGTCAGGAGATCACTATAAGCACTGATTACGACATCAAGGGTGATGAGAAAACGATCTCCATGAGCTACAAGAAGCTGCCGGTGGATGTTCAGCCCGGACACACCATACTATGTGCAGATGGAAGCATAAGTCTAGCTGTACTGTCGTGCGATCCAAAGGCTGGAACTGTACGATGTCGATGTGAGAATACAGCGATGCTGGGGGAAAGAAAGAACGTGAATCTCCCCGGTGTTGTTGTTGATCTCCCCACTTTGACTGAGAAAGATGTGGAAGATATTTTGAAATGGGGTGTTCCGAACAAGATCGATATGATTGCTCTCTCGTTTGTTCGCAAAGGATCAGATCTTGTTAATGTGAGGAAAGTACTTGGATCTCCTTCCAAGAGTATAATGTTGATGTCCAAGGTTGAGAACCAGGAAGGAGTGTTGAACTTCGATGACATCTTGCGTGAAACTGATGCGTTCATGGTTGCTCGTGGTGATCTCGGGATGGAGATTCCTATAGAGAAGATCTTCTTGGCTCAAAAGATGATGATCTACAAGTGTAACCTCGCTGGTAAACCGGTGGTCACAGCCACTCAAATGCTCGAGTCTATGATCAAATCTCCAAGGCCAACACGAGCTGAAGCCACTGATGTAGCAAACGCGGTTCTAGATGGCACGGACTGCGTCATGCTCAGCGGTGAAAGCGCTGCAGGAGCCTACCCTGAGATAGCAGTGAAAACAATGGCTAAAATCTGCATCGAAGCTGAGTCATCTCTTGATTACAACACAATCTTCAAGGAGATGATTAGAGCAACACCACTTCCAATGAGCACGCTGGAGAGTCTCGCATCATCCGCTGTAAGAACAGCAAACAAAGCCAGGGCTAAACTCATCATCGTGTTGACCAGAGGAGGTACAACGGCTAAACTCGTCGCTAAGTATAGACCAGCTGTTCCGATTCTCTCCGTGGTTGTTCCTGTTTTCACCAGCGATACATTTAACTGGAGCTGCAGCGATGAGTCGCCGGCGAGGCATAGTTTGATATACAGAGGTTTGATTCCTGTTTTGGCTGAAGGATCTGCAAAGGCCACTGACAGTGAATCTACAGAGGAGATCATTGAGTCTGCTTTGAAGTCGGCTACTGAGAAAGGACTCTGTAACCATGGTGATGCTGTGGTGGCTCTCCACCGTATTGGAGCTGCTTCTGTTATCAAGATCTGTGTTGTCAAGTGA